Below is a window of Cyanobacteriota bacterium DNA.
CAAAATCCATGATGTCACGTAATTTGTTTCCATTGATCGCAATGATTTTGTCACCGGGTTCAAGCCCAATTTCTGCTGCTAGGGACCAGGGAGGTACTGCACTAATTTGTGCAGGTGCGGTAACGACCTTAATATCCTTAGAGCTCTTTTGGTCTCTAAGTTTTGAGTGTTCTAACTCATTTTTATTTATCAGTGTTGACTCCACAGTGCAATCTATATTAGCACATTCACAAACCCCACCCCGGGTATCACAAAAACCCCATACCCGGGGTGTGCTTTTTGTGATACCCGGGGTGGGGTTAGGGGTGGGGTTAGGAACAGGGGTATAATTCCCTTGTGGTACTTAGTAAAAAAGCCGTTTATTTAGAAAGAGCTCCAGCCAAGATTAATCTCTTTTTGGACGTTACTGATAAGCGTGACGATGAATATCACAATATCAAGACGGTTTTTCAGGCAATTAACCTAGAAGATCATCTGACCTTTGAAATCACTTTGTCCTGTGCCGAGAATGACGAAGAGCGAACAGAAGAGATTGAGTTTGTATTAGAGATTGATTCTAACGATGAGGCGATTCGGGCCTTGGGTTTGAGTAATTTAGTCAGTAGAGCAGTTGAATGCTATTTTGCTAATTTCCCTGGTGAAGACACTGCAGATTTGTTGGATTTAGTTTCAAGTATCAATTTATCAATCTTTATAGATAAACGAATTCCGATGCAAGCAGGGCTTGGAGGCGCAAGTGCTGACGCTGCAGCGACTTTAAGAGCATTGAATATTTTTTTCTTGGAGAACTTTGATTGTTCACTTAGCGAAAAAGAATTACTCGGTATCGCTCTTCAACTTGGTTCTGACGTGCCTTTTTGTCTACATAGTATTAAACAAACTAGAGTTTATGCTGAATCGAGAGGTGAAGATTTTAAAGAGCTACCAAAAACTTTTGATTTTGATAAATACAATGAACTGATATTAGTTAAACCAAGTTTTGGAATTGAAACAGCTGAGGCTTATAAATTAATTAATCCAACTATTAAAGCTAAAGCTGACAATACTAAGCTTGGATTTTACAATGCTTTTGAAACTGTTATTTTTGATAATTATCCTGAGCTAGTTGAGATTAAACTTCAACTACTTAAAATTGGCTGCGATCAGGTTTTGCTTAGTGGCTCTGGTTCAACAATGCTTGGTTTTATTAATAAAGAAAAAAACCTTAAAACTATTCATGGTTTAGCTAAAGAGACTTTGCCAGACTGCTCTGTATATCATGCCGAATTTATTAAACGTGTCGTGACTTGATCTAAATCATTAGCTATATAGGACACGCTAAAAAACGAAGTTTTTCTTGTCGGCTGCATGAAAACAGGTTCTGACCGTACAGAGCACGTGTCAAATAAGGGGTGAGACTTTGTATTAGACCTGTTTTGAAACAAAGTTTTGATGTACAGGTCGCTCAACAAAGGTAGCAACCGCGCGGAATGTGGGTGTTGCCTTTGGAGATAATTCCGACTTTCAAAACAAGTCTATAGTGCAAACTATGCTGTATACTTTTATCGTTAGTAGGCTTTAAGGGTCTATTTTTTAAAGGAAATCACAATGCAGTTCATCAAAGACAATCTTAGAATCATATTAATAATAGCGGTAACAATATTTGCTTTTAAAGGCTTGGTCGTTATCGACCGAACCAGTACGGAGCCAAATTATGACAAGTTGAAACAACAACTTGTATACAGTAAGCCCAACTTTCATGTTTTCACCAAGCTCAAACTTGGTTTAGATTTGATTGGTGGTTCGCAGTTTGAATTTCAAGCTAGAACTACTCCACAGGTCTCAGTAATTACTCCTGATGTGATGCGTGGTCTAGTAAAAGTCTTTGAGAATAGAGTGAATGCTTCTGGTACAACTGAAGCTGTAGTACAACAAGTTGGTAAGGATAGAATTCTGGTTGAAGTACCAGGTGCTGACCCTGCTGCAGTTAAAAGAAGGCTACTTAAAACAGCCAATCTCGAATTTAAAGAACTTAAATCTGGTACCGATGAAGAACAACTTTGGGTTGGTACTGGAATCACTGGTGCTGATCTCAAGAGAGCTTCTGTAAGTACTGATGGAGTTGGATCTTGGGCTATTGATTTTGAGCTTAAACCTCAAGCTGCCAAGGCTTTTGGTGATTTGACTTCAAGACTTATTAACAAACCACTTGGTATCTCGCTTGATGGCAATATTATCTCCTCACCGAGTGTCAGAAGTGCGATTACTGCTGGTTCCGGACAAATCACTGGCAACTTTAGTGTTGAAGAAGCGCAAGATCTTGCCGTTCAACTTAATGCCGGTGCTCTTCCTGTACCCGTTAAAATCCTACAAGAAAGATCTATCGGTG
It encodes the following:
- the ispE gene encoding 4-(cytidine 5'-diphospho)-2-C-methyl-D-erythritol kinase — translated: MVLSKKAVYLERAPAKINLFLDVTDKRDDEYHNIKTVFQAINLEDHLTFEITLSCAENDEERTEEIEFVLEIDSNDEAIRALGLSNLVSRAVECYFANFPGEDTADLLDLVSSINLSIFIDKRIPMQAGLGGASADAAATLRALNIFFLENFDCSLSEKELLGIALQLGSDVPFCLHSIKQTRVYAESRGEDFKELPKTFDFDKYNELILVKPSFGIETAEAYKLINPTIKAKADNTKLGFYNAFETVIFDNYPELVEIKLQLLKIGCDQVLLSGSGSTMLGFINKEKNLKTIHGLAKETLPDCSVYHAEFIKRVVT
- the secD gene encoding protein translocase subunit SecD, producing the protein MQFIKDNLRIILIIAVTIFAFKGLVVIDRTSTEPNYDKLKQQLVYSKPNFHVFTKLKLGLDLIGGSQFEFQARTTPQVSVITPDVMRGLVKVFENRVNASGTTEAVVQQVGKDRILVEVPGADPAAVKRRLLKTANLEFKELKSGTDEEQLWVGTGITGADLKRASVSTDGVGSWAIDFELKPQAAKAFGDLTSRLINKPLGISLDGNIISSPSVRSAITAGSGQITGNFSVEEAQDLAVQLNAGALPVPVKILQERSIGATLGQVSIEKSFKAGLWGFLAVMLFMIIVYRLPGLVAAISLGIYVLLAFYVYQDNVTLTLAGLAGFILSIGMAVDANILIFERTKEEMSQGKSVFIGLRDGFDRAYTSIFDSNMNTSMVCLILIIFGTGIVKGFAITLLIGVLLSLVSSLFITKTLIFTIVKTFNIKETALFR